In Siniperca chuatsi isolate FFG_IHB_CAS linkage group LG20, ASM2008510v1, whole genome shotgun sequence, the following proteins share a genomic window:
- the LOC122867790 gene encoding uncharacterized protein DDB_G0287625-like isoform X2: protein MGAVWVVLIYVLTVWLAKGSCLPVGGTNERCDNGLQRRIRDLSPNEISIKKALVLFQSKESMLQQDAKEVKLESNEVEAKASIGHQKLVQRPLNRPTDIKTEDDNVRSNVTASDNATAANNVTAADNAARRVAAVTADNATVASDNATVASDNAARRVAAVHDNATAADNATAADNAARRGVAAVAADNATVASDNATVASDNATVASDNATVASDNAARAARRVAAVHDNATASDNAARRARAARRVAARRVAAVHDNAPPTTRLQRRRQRDCSGRRQRDGSRQRDGRRQRSKKSSSRQRDGGQRQRDGGQRQRDGGQRQRNKSSKKSSSSSSRQRDGGQRQRDGGQRQRNKSSKKSSSSARQRDGQRQRDCSRQRDGRRQRSKKSSSSARQRDGGQRQRDGGQRQRSKKSKSSKKSSSSARQRDGQRQRDGQRQRDGQRQRDGSRQRDGRRQRSKKSSSSARQRDGGHRQRDGGQRQRDGGQRQRGKSSKKSKSSKKSSSKKSSSSARQRDGQRQRDGQRQRDAADNAARRVAAVAADNATVASDNATVASDNATVASDNAARAARRVAAVHDNATASDNATAADNVTAAAADNVTAAAADNVTAAAADNVTAAAADNVTAAARNARALRAVVITRDDNVTAAGAARTPEPITNSTVIT from the exons ATGGGAGCTGTTTGGGTCGTGCTTATTTATGTGCTGACTGTTTGGCTCGCCAAAG GCTCTTGTTTGCCAGTTGGTGGCACAAATGAAAGATGTGATAATGGGCTGCAGAGGAGAATAAGAG ATTTGTCTCCCAATGAGATCTCCATAAAGAAGGCCCTTGTCCTTTTCCAGTCAAAGGAGTCCATGTTGCAGCAAGATGCTAAAGAAG TAAAACTGGAAAGCAATGAAGTGGAAGCTAAGGCATCAATTGGCCACCAGAAACTTGTACAACGACCCCTGAACAGACCAACAGACATCAAAACTGAGGATGACAATGTACGCAgcaacgtgacggccagcgacaacgcgacTGCAGCCAACAACGTGACGGCCGCCGACAACGCAGCAAGAAGAGTTGCAGCAGTaacagccgacaacgcgacggtgGCCAG CGACAACGCGACGGTGGCCAGCGACAACGCAGCAAGAAGAGTAGCAGCAGTGcacgacaacgcgacggccgccgacaacgcgacggccgcCGACAACGCAGCAAGAAGAggagtagcagcagtagcagccgacaacgcgacggtggccagcgacaacgcgacggtggccagcgacaacgcgacggtggccagcgacaacgcgacggtggccagcgacaacgcggCAAGAGCAGCAAGAAGAGTAGCAGCAGTGcacgacaacgcgacggccagcgacaacgcagCAAGAAGAGCAAGAGCAGCAAGAAGAGTAGCAGCAAGAAGAGTAGCAGCAGTGCACGACAACGCGCCGCCGACAACGCGACTGCAGCGGCGCCGACAACGCGACTGCAGCGGccgccgacaacgcgacggcagccgacaacgtgacggccgcCGACAACGCAGCAAGAAGAgtagcagccgacaacgcgacggtggccagcgacaacgcgacggtggccagcgacaacgcgacGGTGGCCAGCGACAACGCAACAAGAGCAGCAAGAagagtagcagcagtagcagccgacaacgcgacggtggccagcgacaacgcgacGGTGGCCAGCGACAACGCAACAAGAGCAGCAAGAAGAGTAGCAGCAGTGcgcgacaacgcgacggccagcgacaacgtgactgcagccgacaacgtgacggccgcCGACAACGCAGCAAGAAGAGTAGCAGCAGTGCGCGACAACGCGACGgtggccagcgacaacgcgacGGTGGCCAGCGACAACGCAGCAAGAAGAGCAAGAGCAGCAAGAAGAGTAGCAGCAGTGcgcgacaacg ggacggccagcgacaacgtgacggccagcgacaacgtgacggccagcgacaacgcgacggcagccgacaacgtgacggccgcCGACAACGCAGCAAGAAGAGTAGCAGCAGTGCGCGACAACGCGACGGTGGCCA ccgacaacgcgacggtggccagcgacaacgcgacggtggccagcgacaacgcggCAAGAGCAGCAAGAAGAGCAAGAGCAGCAAGAAGAGCAGCAGCAAGAAGAGTAGCAGCAGTGcgcgacaacgcgacggccagcgacaacgcgacggccagcgacaacgcgacGCCGCCGACAACGCAGCAAGAagagtagcagcagtagcagccgacaacgcgacggtggccagcgacaacgcgacggtggccagcgacaacgcgacggtggccagcgacaacgcg gcAAGAGCAGCAAGAAGAGTAGCAGCAGTGcacgacaacgcgacggccagcgacaacgcgacggccgccgacaacgtgactgcagcagccgccgacaacgtgactgcagcagccgccgacaacgtgactgcagcagccgccgacaacgtgactgcagcagccgccgacaacgtgactgctGCAGCAAGAAATGCAAGAGCACTAAGAGCAGTAGTGATAACAAGAgacgacaacgtgacggccgcCGGAGCAGCAAGAACCCCAGAACCGATCACAAACTCCACTGTGATCACATGA
- the LOC122867790 gene encoding uncharacterized protein DDB_G0290685-like isoform X4 yields MGAVWVVLIYVLTVWLAKGSCLPVGGTNERCDNGLQRRIRDLSPNEISIKKALVLFQSKESMLQQDAKEVKLESNEVEAKASIGHQKLVQRPLNRPTDIKTEDDNVRSNVTASDNATAANNVTAADNAARRVAAVTADNATVASDNAARAARKVAAAADNATAASADNARLQRPPTTRRPPTTRRPRPPTTRLQPPPTTRLQRRRQRDCSGRRQRDGSRQRDGRRQRSKKSSSRQRDGGQRQRDGGQRQRDGGQRQRNKSSKKSSSSSSRQRDGGQRQRDGGQRQRNKSSKKSSSSARQRDGQRQRDCSRQRDGRRQRSKKSSSSARQRDGGQRQRDGGQRQRSKKSKSSKKSSSSARQRDGQRQRDGQRQRDGQRQRDGSRQRDGRRQRSKKSSSSARQRDGGHRQRDGGQRQRDGGQRQRGKSSKKSKSSKKSSSKKSSSSARQRDGQRQRDGQRQRDAADNAARRVAAVAADNATVASDNATVASDNATVASDNAARAARRVAAVHDNATASDNATAADNVTAAAADNVTAAAADNVTAAAADNVTAAAADNVTAAARNARALRAVVITRDDNVTAAGAARTPEPITNSTVIT; encoded by the exons ATGGGAGCTGTTTGGGTCGTGCTTATTTATGTGCTGACTGTTTGGCTCGCCAAAG GCTCTTGTTTGCCAGTTGGTGGCACAAATGAAAGATGTGATAATGGGCTGCAGAGGAGAATAAGAG ATTTGTCTCCCAATGAGATCTCCATAAAGAAGGCCCTTGTCCTTTTCCAGTCAAAGGAGTCCATGTTGCAGCAAGATGCTAAAGAAG TAAAACTGGAAAGCAATGAAGTGGAAGCTAAGGCATCAATTGGCCACCAGAAACTTGTACAACGACCCCTGAACAGACCAACAGACATCAAAACTGAGGATGACAATGTACGCAgcaacgtgacggccagcgacaacgcgacTGCAGCCAACAACGTGACGGCCGCCGACAACGCAGCAAGAAGAGTTGCAGCAGTaacagccgacaacgcgacggtgGCCAGCGACAACGCAGCAAGAGCAGCAAGAAAAgtagcagcagccgccgacaacgcgacggccgcCAGCGCCGACAACGCGCGACTGCAGCGAccgccgacaacgcgacggccgccgacaacgcgacggccgcGGCCGCCGACAACGCGActgcagc CGCCGCCGACAACGCGACTGCAGCGGCGCCGACAACGCGACTGCAGCGGccgccgacaacgcgacggcagccgacaacgtgacggccgcCGACAACGCAGCAAGAAGAgtagcagccgacaacgcgacggtggccagcgacaacgcgacggtggccagcgacaacgcgacGGTGGCCAGCGACAACGCAACAAGAGCAGCAAGAagagtagcagcagtagcagccgacaacgcgacggtggccagcgacaacgcgacGGTGGCCAGCGACAACGCAACAAGAGCAGCAAGAAGAGTAGCAGCAGTGcgcgacaacgcgacggccagcgacaacgtgactgcagccgacaacgtgacggccgcCGACAACGCAGCAAGAAGAGTAGCAGCAGTGCGCGACAACGCGACGgtggccagcgacaacgcgacGGTGGCCAGCGACAACGCAGCAAGAAGAGCAAGAGCAGCAAGAAGAGTAGCAGCAGTGcgcgacaacg ggacggccagcgacaacgtgacggccagcgacaacgtgacggccagcgacaacgcgacggcagccgacaacgtgacggccgcCGACAACGCAGCAAGAAGAGTAGCAGCAGTGCGCGACAACGCGACGGTGGCCA ccgacaacgcgacggtggccagcgacaacgcgacggtggccagcgacaacgcggCAAGAGCAGCAAGAAGAGCAAGAGCAGCAAGAAGAGCAGCAGCAAGAAGAGTAGCAGCAGTGcgcgacaacgcgacggccagcgacaacgcgacggccagcgacaacgcgacGCCGCCGACAACGCAGCAAGAagagtagcagcagtagcagccgacaacgcgacggtggccagcgacaacgcgacggtggccagcgacaacgcgacggtggccagcgacaacgcg gcAAGAGCAGCAAGAAGAGTAGCAGCAGTGcacgacaacgcgacggccagcgacaacgcgacggccgccgacaacgtgactgcagcagccgccgacaacgtgactgcagcagccgccgacaacgtgactgcagcagccgccgacaacgtgactgcagcagccgccgacaacgtgactgctGCAGCAAGAAATGCAAGAGCACTAAGAGCAGTAGTGATAACAAGAgacgacaacgtgacggccgcCGGAGCAGCAAGAACCCCAGAACCGATCACAAACTCCACTGTGATCACATGA
- the LOC122867790 gene encoding zinc finger CCCH domain-containing protein 13-like isoform X1, with the protein MGAVWVVLIYVLTVWLAKGSCLPVGGTNERCDNGLQRRIRDLSPNEISIKKALVLFQSKESMLQQDAKEVKLESNEVEAKASIGHQKLVQRPLNRPTDIKTEDDNVRSNVTASDNATAANNVTAADNAARRVAAVTADNATVASDNAARAARKVAAAADNATAAAADNATAADNAARRARAARRVAAVHDNATVASDNAARRVAAVHDNATAADNATAADNAARRGVAAVAADNATVASDNATVASDNATVASDNATVASDNAARAARRVAAVHDNATASDNAARRARAARRVAARRVAAVHDNAPPTTRLQRRRQRDCSGRRQRDGSRQRDGRRQRSKKSSSRQRDGGQRQRDGGQRQRDGGQRQRNKSSKKSSSSSSRQRDGGQRQRDGGQRQRNKSSKKSSSSARQRDGQRQRDCSRQRDGRRQRSKKSSSSARQRDGGQRQRDGGQRQRSKKSKSSKKSSSSARQRDGQRQRDGQRQRDGQRQRDGSRQRDGRRQRSKKSSSSARQRDGGQRQRSKKSSSSARQRDGQRQRSKKSKSSKKSSSKKSSSSARQRDGQRQRDGQRQRDAADNAARRVAAVAADNATVASDNATVASDNATVASDNAARAARRVAAVHDNATASDNATAADNVTAAAADNVTAAAADNVTAAAADNVTAAAADNVTAAARNARALRAVVITRDDNVTAAGAARTPEPITNSTVIT; encoded by the exons ATGGGAGCTGTTTGGGTCGTGCTTATTTATGTGCTGACTGTTTGGCTCGCCAAAG GCTCTTGTTTGCCAGTTGGTGGCACAAATGAAAGATGTGATAATGGGCTGCAGAGGAGAATAAGAG ATTTGTCTCCCAATGAGATCTCCATAAAGAAGGCCCTTGTCCTTTTCCAGTCAAAGGAGTCCATGTTGCAGCAAGATGCTAAAGAAG TAAAACTGGAAAGCAATGAAGTGGAAGCTAAGGCATCAATTGGCCACCAGAAACTTGTACAACGACCCCTGAACAGACCAACAGACATCAAAACTGAGGATGACAATGTACGCAgcaacgtgacggccagcgacaacgcgacTGCAGCCAACAACGTGACGGCCGCCGACAACGCAGCAAGAAGAGTTGCAGCAGTaacagccgacaacgcgacggtgGCCAGCGACAACGCAGCAAGAGCAGCAAGAAAAgtagcagcagccgccgacaacgcgac tgcagcagccgccgacaacgcgacggccgcCGACAACGCAGCAAGAAGAGCAAGAGCAGCAAGAAGAGTAGCAGCAGTGCACGACAACGCGACGGTGGCCAGCGACAACGCAGCAAGAAGAGTAGCAGCAGTGcacgacaacgcgacggccgccgacaacgcgacggccgcCGACAACGCAGCAAGAAGAggagtagcagcagtagcagccgacaacgcgacggtggccagcgacaacgcgacggtggccagcgacaacgcgacggtggccagcgacaacgcgacggtggccagcgacaacgcggCAAGAGCAGCAAGAAGAGTAGCAGCAGTGcacgacaacgcgacggccagcgacaacgcagCAAGAAGAGCAAGAGCAGCAAGAAGAGTAGCAGCAAGAAGAGTAGCAGCAGTGCACGACAACGCGCCGCCGACAACGCGACTGCAGCGGCGCCGACAACGCGACTGCAGCGGccgccgacaacgcgacggcagccgacaacgtgacggccgcCGACAACGCAGCAAGAAGAgtagcagccgacaacgcgacggtggccagcgacaacgcgacggtggccagcgacaacgcgacGGTGGCCAGCGACAACGCAACAAGAGCAGCAAGAagagtagcagcagtagcagccgacaacgcgacggtggccagcgacaacgcgacGGTGGCCAGCGACAACGCAACAAGAGCAGCAAGAAGAGTAGCAGCAGTGcgcgacaacgcgacggccagcgacaacgtgactgcagccgacaacgtgacggccgcCGACAACGCAGCAAGAAGAGTAGCAGCAGTGCGCGACAACGCGACGgtggccagcgacaacgcgacGGTGGCCAGCGACAACGCAGCAAGAAGAGCAAGAGCAGCAAGAAGAGTAGCAGCAGTGcgcgacaacg ggacggccagcgacaacgtgacggccagcgacaacgtgacggccagcgacaacgcgacggcagccgacaacgtgacggccgcCGACAACGCAGCAAGAAGAGTAGCAGCAGTGCGCGACAACGCGACGGTGGCCAGCGACAACGC AGCAAGAAGAGTAGCAGCAGTGcgcgacaacgcgacggccagcgacaacgc AGCAAGAAGAGCAAGAGCAGCAAGAAGAGCAGCAGCAAGAAGAGTAGCAGCAGTGcgcgacaacgcgacggccagcgacaacgcgacggccagcgacaacgcgacGCCGCCGACAACGCAGCAAGAagagtagcagcagtagcagccgacaacgcgacggtggccagcgacaacgcgacggtggccagcgacaacgcgacggtggccagcgacaacgcg gcAAGAGCAGCAAGAAGAGTAGCAGCAGTGcacgacaacgcgacggccagcgacaacgcgacggccgccgacaacgtgactgcagcagccgccgacaacgtgactgcagcagccgccgacaacgtgactgcagcagccgccgacaacgtgactgcagcagccgccgacaacgtgactgctGCAGCAAGAAATGCAAGAGCACTAAGAGCAGTAGTGATAACAAGAgacgacaacgtgacggccgcCGGAGCAGCAAGAACCCCAGAACCGATCACAAACTCCACTGTGATCACATGA
- the LOC122867790 gene encoding uncharacterized protein DDB_G0290685-like isoform X3 — protein sequence MGAVWVVLIYVLTVWLAKGSCLPVGGTNERCDNGLQRRIRDLSPNEISIKKALVLFQSKESMLQQDAKEVKLESNEVEAKASIGHQKLVQRPLNRPTDIKTEDDNVRSNVTASDNATAANNVTAADNAARRVAAVTADNATVATDNATVASDNATVASDNATVASDNATVASDNAARAARRVAAVHDNATASDNAARRARAARRVAARRVAAVHDNAPPTTRLQRRRQRDCSGRRQRDGSRQRDGRRQRSKKSSSRQRDGGQRQRDGGQRQRDGGQRQRNKSSKKSSSSSSRQRDGGQRQRDGGQRQRNKSSKKSSSSARQRDGQRQRDCSRQRDGRRQRSKKSSSSARQRDGGQRQRDGGQRQRSKKSKSSKKSSSSARQRDGQRQRDGQRQRDGQRQRDGSRQRDGRRQRSKKSSSSARQRDGGHRQRDGGQRQRDGGQRQRGKSSKKSKSSKKSSSKKSSSSARQRDGQRQRDGQRQRDAADNAARRVAAVAADNATVASDNATVASDNATVASDNAARAARRVAAVHDNATASDNATAADNVTAAAADNVTAAAADNVTAAAADNVTAAAADNVTAAARNARALRAVVITRDDNVTAAGAARTPEPITNSTVIT from the exons ATGGGAGCTGTTTGGGTCGTGCTTATTTATGTGCTGACTGTTTGGCTCGCCAAAG GCTCTTGTTTGCCAGTTGGTGGCACAAATGAAAGATGTGATAATGGGCTGCAGAGGAGAATAAGAG ATTTGTCTCCCAATGAGATCTCCATAAAGAAGGCCCTTGTCCTTTTCCAGTCAAAGGAGTCCATGTTGCAGCAAGATGCTAAAGAAG TAAAACTGGAAAGCAATGAAGTGGAAGCTAAGGCATCAATTGGCCACCAGAAACTTGTACAACGACCCCTGAACAGACCAACAGACATCAAAACTGAGGATGACAATGTACGCAgcaacgtgacggccagcgacaacgcgacTGCAGCCAACAACGTGACGGCCGCCGACAACGCAGCAAGAAGAGTTGCAGCAGTaacagccgacaacgcgacggtgGCCA ccgacaacgcgacggtggccagcgacaacgcgacggtggccagcgacaacgcgacggtggccagcgacaacgcgacggtggccagcgacaacgcggCAAGAGCAGCAAGAAGAGTAGCAGCAGTGcacgacaacgcgacggccagcgacaacgcagCAAGAAGAGCAAGAGCAGCAAGAAGAGTAGCAGCAAGAAGAGTAGCAGCAGTGCACGACAACGCGCCGCCGACAACGCGACTGCAGCGGCGCCGACAACGCGACTGCAGCGGccgccgacaacgcgacggcagccgacaacgtgacggccgcCGACAACGCAGCAAGAAGAgtagcagccgacaacgcgacggtggccagcgacaacgcgacggtggccagcgacaacgcgacGGTGGCCAGCGACAACGCAACAAGAGCAGCAAGAagagtagcagcagtagcagccgacaacgcgacggtggccagcgacaacgcgacGGTGGCCAGCGACAACGCAACAAGAGCAGCAAGAAGAGTAGCAGCAGTGcgcgacaacgcgacggccagcgacaacgtgactgcagccgacaacgtgacggccgcCGACAACGCAGCAAGAAGAGTAGCAGCAGTGCGCGACAACGCGACGgtggccagcgacaacgcgacGGTGGCCAGCGACAACGCAGCAAGAAGAGCAAGAGCAGCAAGAAGAGTAGCAGCAGTGcgcgacaacg ggacggccagcgacaacgtgacggccagcgacaacgtgacggccagcgacaacgcgacggcagccgacaacgtgacggccgcCGACAACGCAGCAAGAAGAGTAGCAGCAGTGCGCGACAACGCGACGGTGGCCA ccgacaacgcgacggtggccagcgacaacgcgacggtggccagcgacaacgcggCAAGAGCAGCAAGAAGAGCAAGAGCAGCAAGAAGAGCAGCAGCAAGAAGAGTAGCAGCAGTGcgcgacaacgcgacggccagcgacaacgcgacggccagcgacaacgcgacGCCGCCGACAACGCAGCAAGAagagtagcagcagtagcagccgacaacgcgacggtggccagcgacaacgcgacggtggccagcgacaacgcgacggtggccagcgacaacgcg gcAAGAGCAGCAAGAAGAGTAGCAGCAGTGcacgacaacgcgacggccagcgacaacgcgacggccgccgacaacgtgactgcagcagccgccgacaacgtgactgcagcagccgccgacaacgtgactgcagcagccgccgacaacgtgactgcagcagccgccgacaacgtgactgctGCAGCAAGAAATGCAAGAGCACTAAGAGCAGTAGTGATAACAAGAgacgacaacgtgacggccgcCGGAGCAGCAAGAACCCCAGAACCGATCACAAACTCCACTGTGATCACATGA